A genome region from Salinigranum halophilum includes the following:
- a CDS encoding acetate--CoA ligase family protein — protein MVAVVGASTDETKRGYQAIETLHEGGYDGEIYPVNPHADEIRGLRVYPTVSAIPERVDLALIVTPAEVVPSVLEDCEGTDLAGAVVVAVGFGEMGEEGQSLEDEIVSLAREQGIRLIGPNTSGMINVHRGLNLVGTDTVPEGGLALLCQSGNMAISLFTEAATRDGVGFSHYVGVGNEADLQFHEYLPYLNADPETEVIVCYVEGLSDGRAFLQQAREVVTETPVVVLKSGRSVVGKRSASSHTGSLAGDAAVTDSVLEQAGVVSVDRSDELLNVANALASLPRPDGLNVGVLADGGGHATLAADALAERGLSVPRLSESTQARLRESLPDAASVVNPVDVAGGTDEDQSVFVDCAAAILADPNVDALLLTGLFGGYGIRFAEQYTDVEVEAATELANLVADYETPIVVQSAYEGFDTAPHAVLRERGVPVLESLDVASATLAAVSTYGARSRALAESSDFRLAHDPAPDPADGSISEGRSQLSELESKRALAASGLPVTPFEFVTNPDEAVSAAADFDGPVALKIVTPDIVHKSDAGGVALDVDPDRAGNVYDDLIAAVRAFDPTASLDGVLVSPMRETGVELIIGVVDDPQFGPVVMCGLGGVFVEILEDVAFRALPLTEADARAMLDDIDAQELLDGARGEPPVDRDAVVDLLIDVSRFVEAHPSVSELDLNPVFADATGVEIIDAAITVSGEERQSSDIASVPSPGDSDD, from the coding sequence GTGGTCGCGGTGGTCGGTGCCTCGACCGACGAGACCAAACGGGGCTATCAGGCCATCGAAACTCTCCACGAGGGCGGCTACGACGGTGAGATCTATCCGGTTAACCCACATGCCGACGAAATCAGAGGCTTGCGGGTCTATCCGACTGTCTCTGCGATCCCCGAGCGCGTCGATCTTGCGCTCATCGTCACGCCCGCTGAAGTCGTCCCAAGCGTGCTCGAAGATTGCGAGGGAACCGACCTCGCTGGCGCGGTTGTCGTTGCAGTCGGGTTCGGCGAGATGGGCGAGGAGGGACAGTCGCTTGAGGACGAAATCGTCTCGCTCGCCCGCGAACAGGGCATTAGACTGATTGGCCCGAACACCTCCGGGATGATCAACGTCCACCGGGGCCTGAATCTCGTCGGAACGGACACAGTCCCTGAAGGCGGCCTCGCGTTACTCTGTCAGAGCGGGAATATGGCGATATCGCTGTTCACTGAGGCCGCGACGCGCGACGGTGTTGGGTTCAGCCACTACGTCGGCGTCGGCAACGAAGCCGATCTGCAGTTCCACGAGTATCTTCCGTATCTCAACGCCGACCCCGAGACCGAGGTGATCGTCTGTTACGTCGAAGGATTGAGCGACGGGCGCGCGTTCTTACAACAGGCCCGAGAGGTCGTCACCGAGACGCCAGTCGTCGTCCTCAAGAGCGGCCGGTCTGTGGTCGGGAAGCGCTCGGCGTCGTCTCACACCGGTTCGCTCGCCGGTGACGCGGCTGTGACCGACTCTGTCCTCGAACAGGCAGGAGTTGTCAGCGTGGACCGCTCCGACGAACTACTGAACGTCGCGAACGCGCTGGCGTCACTCCCCCGCCCGGACGGCTTGAACGTCGGCGTCCTCGCTGATGGGGGTGGTCACGCGACGCTCGCGGCCGACGCCCTCGCCGAGCGTGGACTGTCGGTCCCACGCCTCAGTGAGTCCACGCAGGCTCGCCTCCGCGAGAGCCTCCCGGACGCTGCAAGTGTGGTCAACCCGGTTGACGTTGCAGGGGGGACCGACGAGGACCAGTCCGTGTTCGTTGACTGCGCTGCGGCGATCTTAGCTGATCCTAATGTGGATGCGCTCTTGCTGACCGGCCTCTTCGGTGGATACGGGATCCGGTTCGCCGAGCAGTACACAGACGTCGAGGTGGAGGCCGCGACGGAGCTAGCCAACCTCGTGGCCGACTACGAGACGCCAATCGTCGTCCAAAGCGCCTACGAAGGGTTCGACACGGCGCCGCATGCCGTCCTCCGAGAGCGGGGGGTCCCGGTCCTCGAGTCGCTCGACGTCGCCAGTGCGACCCTGGCGGCCGTGTCGACGTACGGTGCTCGTTCCCGGGCGCTGGCCGAAAGCAGTGATTTTCGCCTCGCCCACGACCCTGCACCAGATCCAGCCGACGGTTCCATCTCCGAGGGTCGGAGCCAGCTCTCGGAGCTCGAATCGAAGCGTGCCCTCGCGGCAAGTGGGCTCCCGGTTACACCGTTCGAGTTCGTGACCAATCCTGACGAAGCCGTATCAGCAGCGGCCGACTTTGACGGGCCGGTCGCACTAAAGATCGTAACCCCAGACATCGTCCACAAGTCCGACGCGGGGGGTGTCGCCCTCGACGTCGACCCGGACCGTGCGGGCAACGTCTACGACGACCTCATAGCCGCAGTTCGCGCGTTCGACCCGACAGCCAGCCTCGACGGGGTGCTCGTGTCTCCGATGCGGGAGACCGGCGTCGAACTCATCATTGGCGTAGTCGACGACCCACAGTTCGGGCCGGTCGTCATGTGTGGCCTCGGTGGCGTGTTTGTCGAGATACTCGAAGACGTCGCCTTTCGTGCACTCCCACTGACCGAAGCGGATGCGCGCGCCATGCTCGACGACATTGATGCTCAAGAGTTGCTCGATGGTGCTCGTGGGGAGCCAC
- a CDS encoding enoyl-CoA hydratase/isomerase family protein, giving the protein MNQKDTTRDPPTIYHRDGAVSSIRLNRPDSLNAVTPALYEGVREGLDRAASEDARVVVLEGEGRAFCAGADMQQHDETRRTPKERRDYVWAAQNTCRAVQTHPQPVVAKVDGYAIGAGAELALSADFVLAADDAEFRFPEVGVGTYVGGGVSYTLSQRVGAARAKELILSAATLTGDEAAEEGVATSAHPASELEGAVRELTETLVQHAPIPMEFAKKQFGRVGTATRDDMLTAEAEALLACMATDDWQEGVDAFAEGRDPSFEGE; this is encoded by the coding sequence ATGAACCAGAAAGACACCACAAGAGACCCCCCGACCATCTACCACCGAGACGGGGCTGTCTCCTCCATCCGATTGAACCGGCCGGACAGCCTCAACGCCGTGACCCCAGCGCTGTACGAGGGCGTTCGGGAAGGGCTCGACCGTGCAGCCAGCGAGGATGCCCGGGTGGTCGTTCTCGAAGGGGAGGGCCGCGCCTTCTGTGCCGGCGCAGACATGCAGCAGCACGACGAGACGCGTCGCACTCCAAAAGAGCGGCGTGACTACGTTTGGGCTGCACAGAACACCTGTAGAGCGGTTCAGACACACCCCCAACCTGTCGTCGCGAAGGTGGACGGGTACGCGATTGGTGCTGGCGCAGAGTTGGCACTCAGCGCGGATTTCGTTCTGGCAGCGGATGACGCCGAATTTCGGTTCCCCGAGGTCGGGGTCGGCACGTACGTGGGCGGGGGTGTCTCGTACACCCTCAGCCAGCGCGTGGGAGCAGCCCGGGCGAAAGAACTCATCCTCTCGGCGGCCACGCTCACCGGAGACGAGGCCGCAGAGGAGGGTGTTGCCACCAGCGCTCATCCGGCCTCCGAGTTGGAGGGAGCCGTAAGGGAGTTAACCGAAACCCTCGTGCAGCACGCGCCTATCCCGATGGAGTTCGCCAAAAAGCAGTTCGGCCGAGTCGGGACGGCCACACGCGACGACATGCTGACCGCCGAGGCTGAGGCCCTGCTGGCCTGCATGGCGACTGACGACTGGCAGGAAGGGGTCGACGCGTTCGCCGAGGGACGAGATCCGTCGTTCGAGGGGGAGTGA
- a CDS encoding ABC transporter substrate-binding protein, which translates to MSNIDMRKRRNVLKAAGVGMVTALAGCTGGGGSGSGSSGNAGSGTESSSGSTSTSQSGSGSESSGGGTLRFLGFGGNTQKSQMSVFEGWSQETGATVKGTSAGGTTEMISLIKQNPGSFDIVALNDTGMARAQQEGVIEPLDLSKVPNYEKNIKESARSLSFNMNGDETMGLIRENGATGFAYNTEKVDGELNSWDALLDSKYEGKVSLIDRTIDRLSNSAAAAGLNINEVPDNQSKTDQMFERAEKENQNVFSYWGDGATSIRYLRQENAWICEAWGGRVLALQEEGYDHIEYVIPKEGAMGWADNLAVVKGSESRELAHELLNYTYKRENLLTLSDDMNYTVQVKNPPSEMQQLPDYAPAEDLAFRNWEKVLPKQDVWTQRLDKIKQS; encoded by the coding sequence ATGTCGAACATAGACATGCGCAAACGACGTAACGTGCTGAAAGCGGCCGGCGTGGGGATGGTGACGGCCCTCGCAGGCTGCACTGGCGGCGGTGGCTCCGGGTCGGGGTCAAGCGGAAACGCGGGGTCGGGAACGGAGTCCAGTTCCGGTTCGACGTCGACGAGTCAGTCAGGATCAGGTTCGGAATCGAGTGGCGGTGGGACGCTTCGGTTCCTCGGGTTCGGCGGGAACACACAGAAGTCCCAGATGTCTGTCTTTGAGGGGTGGAGCCAGGAGACCGGAGCGACAGTGAAGGGGACGTCCGCAGGTGGCACGACGGAGATGATCTCGCTCATCAAGCAGAATCCTGGCTCTTTCGACATCGTCGCATTGAACGATACCGGGATGGCGCGCGCACAACAGGAGGGGGTGATCGAGCCACTCGATCTCTCGAAGGTGCCGAACTACGAGAAGAACATCAAAGAGTCCGCCCGGTCGCTCTCGTTCAACATGAACGGCGACGAGACGATGGGGCTCATTCGTGAGAACGGTGCCACGGGCTTCGCGTACAACACAGAGAAAGTCGATGGGGAACTGAACTCCTGGGACGCACTGCTCGATTCGAAGTACGAAGGGAAGGTGTCGCTCATCGACCGGACGATCGACCGCCTGTCGAACAGCGCGGCGGCAGCGGGACTCAACATCAACGAGGTGCCGGATAACCAGTCGAAGACCGATCAGATGTTCGAGCGGGCCGAAAAGGAGAACCAGAACGTCTTCTCGTACTGGGGAGACGGCGCCACATCGATCCGTTACCTTCGCCAGGAGAACGCCTGGATATGTGAAGCGTGGGGCGGCCGCGTGCTCGCACTGCAAGAAGAAGGCTACGACCACATCGAGTACGTCATTCCGAAAGAGGGGGCAATGGGCTGGGCCGACAACCTCGCGGTCGTCAAGGGGTCCGAGAGCCGCGAGTTGGCCCACGAGCTGCTGAACTACACCTACAAGCGGGAGAACCTGCTCACTCTCTCGGATGACATGAACTACACCGTGCAGGTGAAGAACCCTCCGAGTGAGATGCAGCAGCTGCCCGACTACGCACCGGCAGAAGACCTCGCCTTCCGCAACTGGGAGAAAGTCCTCCCGAAACAGGACGTGTGGACTCAGCGACTGGACAAAATCAAACAGAGTTGA
- a CDS encoding ABC transporter ATP-binding protein → MLEVRGFTKYYGDLCAVEDLSFHIEEGEFVTLLGPSGCGKSTTLHAIAGLVEPTEGNIYLRGDDVTDLPPEKRNIGMAFQSTALFPHMTVRENIAYGLKMHGYAKADVTDRVEESLELVDMPEHGQHKPGELSGGQQQRVSLARALAYEPDILLLDEPLTGLDRVLRDEMRGWLNRIQREVGVTTLYVTHDQEDALSMSDTVVVLNDGRDQQIDSPERIYESPTNPFVAEFVGKSTQFTGEVTHENGQAVVYNQDKRIELDGAQFADGTAVSLYVRPEDIEVSHEAVETQNELRGTVTDVANLGNRAEVSVELGTGSTALAHTNRFPDFSVGDEVYVRFDSRQVIVL, encoded by the coding sequence ATGCTCGAAGTCAGGGGTTTCACGAAATACTACGGCGATCTCTGTGCAGTCGAGGACCTCTCGTTCCACATCGAGGAAGGGGAGTTCGTTACGTTACTGGGTCCCTCCGGCTGCGGCAAATCGACGACGTTGCACGCGATTGCCGGGCTTGTTGAGCCGACGGAGGGGAATATCTATCTTCGTGGCGACGACGTGACCGACCTCCCACCCGAAAAGCGGAACATCGGGATGGCGTTTCAGTCTACTGCCCTGTTTCCGCACATGACCGTTCGCGAGAACATCGCTTACGGGTTGAAAATGCACGGCTACGCGAAGGCCGACGTGACCGACCGTGTCGAGGAGTCACTCGAACTCGTCGACATGCCTGAACATGGCCAGCACAAGCCGGGTGAGCTCTCCGGTGGCCAGCAACAGCGCGTCTCTCTGGCCCGTGCCCTGGCGTACGAGCCCGACATTCTCCTGTTGGACGAACCACTCACGGGGCTCGACCGCGTCCTCCGTGACGAGATGCGTGGCTGGCTCAACCGGATTCAGCGCGAAGTTGGTGTCACGACGCTCTACGTCACGCACGATCAAGAGGACGCACTGTCGATGTCCGACACGGTCGTCGTCCTCAACGACGGCCGCGACCAACAGATCGACAGCCCCGAACGTATCTACGAGTCACCTACTAACCCGTTCGTCGCGGAGTTCGTCGGCAAGTCCACGCAGTTTACCGGAGAAGTCACCCACGAGAACGGCCAGGCCGTTGTTTACAATCAAGACAAACGGATCGAGTTGGACGGAGCGCAGTTTGCTGACGGCACCGCAGTTTCACTGTACGTTCGCCCCGAAGACATCGAAGTAAGCCACGAGGCAGTCGAGACGCAGAACGAACTCCGTGGGACGGTCACTGACGTCGCAAATCTCGGTAACCGTGCCGAGGTGTCAGTCGAACTCGGCACTGGTTCGACTGCACTCGCACATACGAATCGATTCCCTGACTTCTCAGTTGGCGATGAGGTGTACGTCCGATTCGACTCCCGACAGGTGATCGTTCTATGA
- a CDS encoding ABC transporter permease, translating into MSVQRSGLNGLTHLIGDRLEGRVSNRHLAGFGVGFVGLFFIVPIALLVPESLHLGSATPFESYRRVTNGIYVNAFVRSFLYGALTTVVTLALAYLLSYFLVFSSDRVRLGMTLIVVPLWIAYIVRYFGILLFLSPAGPFADLTGIEPELLFTTPAVIIGLANVYLPFAVLPIYNSLNAIDGALIDASRVLGADKWRTLGKVVFPLSLPGLVAAGLIVFILAAGSFLGPAVLGGPKQTMIANVIAQSFLENFNIQFASALAVVYTVLLVGLLLVFNTVFDLQEVLGNI; encoded by the coding sequence ATGAGCGTTCAGCGGTCGGGTCTGAACGGACTCACGCACCTGATCGGCGATCGTCTTGAAGGCCGCGTTTCTAACCGCCATCTCGCAGGGTTCGGCGTCGGATTCGTCGGGCTTTTCTTTATCGTCCCAATCGCTCTGTTGGTCCCTGAGAGCCTTCACCTCGGGAGTGCGACGCCGTTCGAGTCCTATCGGCGGGTGACGAACGGCATCTACGTGAACGCGTTCGTCCGTTCGTTCCTGTACGGAGCGCTCACGACTGTCGTGACGCTCGCGCTGGCGTACCTGCTGTCGTACTTTCTCGTGTTCTCGTCCGACCGAGTCCGTCTCGGAATGACGCTCATCGTCGTTCCCCTCTGGATCGCGTACATCGTGCGGTACTTCGGGATTTTGCTGTTCTTGTCACCGGCCGGTCCGTTCGCCGATTTGACCGGGATCGAACCGGAGCTGCTCTTTACGACGCCTGCGGTGATCATCGGGCTCGCGAACGTCTACCTTCCGTTCGCGGTGTTGCCGATATACAACTCGCTCAACGCCATCGACGGGGCATTGATCGACGCGTCTCGGGTCCTCGGTGCTGATAAGTGGCGAACCCTTGGCAAGGTGGTGTTCCCGCTCAGCCTTCCCGGACTGGTCGCAGCTGGGCTCATCGTCTTTATTCTTGCAGCCGGCTCGTTCCTCGGGCCAGCCGTCCTCGGTGGCCCGAAGCAGACGATGATCGCGAACGTCATCGCCCAGTCGTTCCTGGAGAACTTCAATATCCAGTTCGCATCGGCACTCGCCGTCGTATACACCGTCTTGCTGGTTGGGCTCCTCTTGGTGTTCAATACAGTCTTCGACCTTCAGGAGGTGCTCGGGAACATATGA
- a CDS encoding ABC transporter permease yields the protein MVTVVFGFLLLPVVIVVLTSFTTQSFPAIPQEGVSLTWYAELLADQKLLDALTVSLIVATASAVLSAIVGTIAAVGFVRGEFPYKEQISTAMLLPIIISPVITGIALVRYFSTVGLSSGYPALVLGHTVLSLPYVFLLVRSELLTFDQDLERASRILGADPVTTFRHVTGPIISPAILAGGFIAFVVSFGEFTATQFLISPDTSTVPVVIYTMLRTGLTPTINALSVVLIVVMLLLALSSRQLSSS from the coding sequence ATGGTCACGGTCGTGTTCGGGTTCTTGCTCCTCCCAGTCGTGATCGTCGTCCTGACGTCGTTCACGACACAGAGTTTCCCAGCCATCCCGCAGGAGGGAGTCTCGCTCACGTGGTACGCCGAACTGCTAGCAGACCAGAAACTACTGGACGCGCTGACGGTGAGTCTCATCGTCGCGACTGCGTCTGCGGTCCTGTCGGCAATCGTCGGAACCATTGCCGCCGTCGGCTTCGTTCGAGGAGAGTTCCCTTACAAGGAACAGATCTCGACGGCTATGCTCTTACCGATCATCATTTCACCGGTCATTACCGGTATCGCGCTCGTTCGGTACTTCAGTACGGTCGGGCTCTCCTCGGGATATCCAGCACTCGTTCTTGGCCACACGGTGCTGTCGCTCCCGTACGTGTTCTTGTTGGTCCGTTCTGAGCTTCTGACCTTCGATCAGGACCTCGAACGGGCCTCGCGGATCCTCGGTGCCGACCCAGTAACGACCTTCAGGCATGTGACCGGGCCCATCATCTCTCCTGCGATTCTCGCCGGTGGCTTCATCGCGTTCGTTGTCTCCTTCGGGGAGTTCACCGCAACGCAGTTCCTTATCTCACCCGACACCAGTACCGTGCCGGTCGTCATCTACACGATGCTCAGGACGGGCCTGACGCCGACGATCAACGCCCTTTCGGTGGTTTTGATCGTCGTCATGCTCCTCCTCGCACTGAGTAGTCGGCAACTCTCTTCTTCGTGA
- a CDS encoding winged helix-turn-helix domain-containing protein: MTEFDPTPTSDDTQRRWQTGTDTFGRVYDVVLGVTSPTAYTEIAELADCSPNAAKKHLDRLAEMGIARAERDSRPATYERNEGYLEWQDASRIATELSIEAIIDRVEALEAQRTEYEAQFETTDPTAVNVFDHDSHETIHERMTAISEWQGVIRDIRLYELARQLSQNDGHLIPA, encoded by the coding sequence ATGACCGAGTTCGATCCGACCCCCACGTCCGACGATACGCAGCGCCGGTGGCAGACGGGGACAGACACGTTTGGTCGTGTCTACGACGTCGTCCTCGGCGTTACCTCACCGACTGCCTACACCGAGATCGCTGAGCTTGCAGACTGCTCTCCGAATGCCGCCAAAAAGCACCTCGATCGCTTGGCAGAGATGGGCATCGCTCGAGCCGAGAGAGACAGTCGCCCAGCAACATACGAACGTAACGAGGGGTATCTCGAATGGCAGGACGCCAGTCGAATCGCAACCGAGCTCTCTATCGAAGCAATCATCGACCGCGTGGAGGCGCTTGAAGCCCAGCGAACGGAATACGAAGCGCAGTTCGAGACGACCGACCCAACGGCTGTCAACGTGTTCGATCACGATAGTCACGAAACCATTCACGAGCGGATGACCGCCATCAGCGAGTGGCAGGGCGTGATTCGAGATATCCGGCTGTACGAACTTGCTCGCCAGCTCTCCCAGAATGACGGGCATCTGATTCCGGCCTAA
- a CDS encoding winged helix-turn-helix domain-containing protein: protein MTETWDDVNEQVKADWKADTTPFERVYEIIEQTHEGQSAAEIADRALVSEPTARRHCKALVNTGFAETEPDGQTTLYRRNSDRVLMSRIRELRDEATRTELLEGIKEMKADIRRYEDRYDVVSPEELAQQLDADETEVWDDLTAWRTTRQNLAVAQAALAYDEASHQLAV, encoded by the coding sequence ATGACCGAGACGTGGGACGACGTCAACGAGCAGGTCAAAGCCGACTGGAAAGCAGACACCACACCGTTCGAGCGCGTGTACGAGATCATCGAACAAACCCACGAGGGGCAGTCAGCAGCCGAGATCGCCGATCGAGCGCTGGTGAGCGAGCCGACGGCCCGGCGTCACTGCAAGGCGCTCGTAAACACCGGGTTCGCAGAAACGGAACCAGACGGCCAAACAACGCTGTATCGTCGCAACAGCGACCGGGTGCTGATGTCCCGGATCCGTGAACTTCGCGACGAAGCGACTCGGACGGAGTTGCTCGAGGGCATCAAGGAGATGAAGGCCGATATCCGGCGCTACGAGGACCGCTACGACGTGGTGTCACCGGAGGAACTTGCCCAGCAACTCGACGCCGACGAGACGGAGGTGTGGGACGATCTTACGGCGTGGCGCACAACGCGACAGAATCTCGCCGTTGCCCAAGCCGCACTCGCCTACGACGAGGCCAGCCACCAGCTCGCTGTATGA
- a CDS encoding DUF7437 domain-containing protein has product MSRTSKRADGDIVRDFLSVADLLEKPQLAQLYAYLAQEGEATVQDVMEDLDLAQGTAYSYVNRLVDTGVVEVTQDEQPRQYAARAIDLTVTTTAGDREYTITPALIDAVGRRETNSDIDTYIDRHGVAGLATALTYAVARERGEVTHRLMAEDLDISPLAAEMILQALRPVVHEHYDFEEAGAGLGELDIGNGTDDT; this is encoded by the coding sequence ATGTCGCGCACCTCAAAGCGCGCCGACGGCGACATCGTCCGTGACTTCCTCTCGGTCGCGGACTTGCTGGAAAAGCCACAGCTAGCTCAGCTGTACGCGTATCTCGCCCAGGAGGGGGAGGCGACCGTCCAGGACGTGATGGAGGACCTCGACCTCGCCCAGGGAACGGCATACAGCTACGTGAACCGGCTCGTCGACACCGGCGTCGTCGAAGTTACACAAGACGAACAGCCCCGGCAGTACGCCGCCCGCGCAATCGACCTGACCGTGACGACGACTGCCGGCGACCGCGAGTACACGATCACGCCGGCACTCATCGACGCGGTGGGCCGCCGGGAGACGAACTCTGACATCGACACCTACATCGACCGCCACGGCGTCGCCGGACTCGCGACGGCGCTCACATACGCTGTCGCCCGCGAACGCGGCGAGGTGACCCACCGACTGATGGCGGAGGACCTCGACATCTCACCGCTGGCCGCGGAGATGATTCTGCAAGCGCTCCGGCCCGTCGTCCACGAGCACTACGATTTCGAGGAGGCTGGGGCAGGGCTCGGTGAGTTGGACATCGGCAACGGCACTGACGACACGTGA
- a CDS encoding DUF7558 family protein — MQQTLAGCAFCDSVPGTDVGEAHTWGKDEQVTHPICVDCAIQSNLDPDERDHSACDGCGLVVDALAALTRFRVEFGHLEGPLQLCARCSPGGPATYWTRDLEEHLVTTPAE; from the coding sequence ATGCAACAGACACTTGCTGGCTGTGCCTTCTGCGATTCGGTTCCCGGTACAGACGTGGGGGAGGCACATACCTGGGGAAAAGACGAACAAGTCACACACCCGATCTGCGTCGACTGCGCGATCCAGTCGAATCTCGATCCCGACGAGCGTGACCATTCCGCCTGCGACGGGTGCGGGCTCGTCGTCGACGCACTTGCAGCCCTCACCCGGTTCCGTGTCGAATTCGGCCACCTAGAAGGCCCACTACAGCTGTGTGCGAGATGTAGTCCCGGCGGCCCCGCAACGTACTGGACACGCGACCTCGAGGAACACCTCGTCACAACGCCGGCAGAGTGA
- the queC gene encoding 7-cyano-7-deazaguanine synthase QueC, translated as MSEHDKAVILVSGGMDSATAVYEAIESGYDPLFLHTSYGQRTEDKEFESAQKLADVVDADDFLHIETEHLARIGASSLTDEDIEVDDADMDNEEIPTSYVPFRNANLLSMATSYAEAHDASAIFIGAHSEDFAGYPDCRPAFFEAFQQVIDVGTKPETDISLVAPFVEWTKTDIAERGLELGVPYEHTWSCYREEEPACGTCDSCAFRLQAFQNLEEHDPIEYAERPSYV; from the coding sequence ATGAGCGAACACGACAAGGCGGTGATTCTCGTTTCAGGCGGAATGGATAGTGCGACAGCTGTGTACGAAGCAATCGAGAGTGGATACGATCCCCTCTTCCTCCACACGTCGTACGGACAACGAACCGAAGATAAGGAGTTCGAGTCAGCGCAGAAACTCGCAGACGTCGTCGATGCCGATGACTTCCTCCATATCGAGACCGAGCACCTCGCCAGAATCGGTGCCTCATCACTGACTGATGAGGATATCGAGGTCGACGACGCGGATATGGACAACGAAGAAATCCCCACGTCGTACGTTCCGTTCAGGAACGCAAATCTCCTGTCGATGGCGACGTCCTACGCGGAGGCACACGACGCATCAGCCATCTTCATCGGCGCTCATTCGGAAGACTTCGCAGGATATCCTGATTGCCGCCCGGCCTTTTTCGAGGCGTTCCAGCAGGTAATCGACGTCGGAACGAAACCCGAGACGGATATTTCCCTGGTCGCACCGTTCGTCGAGTGGACGAAAACGGACATCGCCGAGCGAGGGCTCGAACTTGGGGTCCCCTACGAACACACGTGGTCATGTTACCGAGAAGAGGAACCCGCCTGTGGGACGTGTGACTCCTGTGCGTTCCGTCTGCAGGCTTTCCAGAATCTCGAGGAACACGATCCCATCGAATACGCTGAGCGACCGTCGTACGTCTAA
- the folE gene encoding GTP cyclohydrolase I, which produces MTGETNGKTKQSQRAPDGTEIDWQKAQEGTKLLLEAVGADPEREELHDTWARRVPQTFETLTEGTRTAAKPTLRTFPVEESNPVVKTGIPLYSLCEHHLLPYHGVAHVAYVPDGEVVGLSKLPRYVRWQSRQLTMQESLTRDIATGLYDELGAVGVVVEISATHLCEAMRGVERSTTTTTRSVSGDVSETVVQQFERAIDNDSNI; this is translated from the coding sequence ATGACGGGTGAAACAAACGGGAAGACGAAGCAGAGTCAGCGAGCACCCGATGGAACGGAGATCGACTGGCAGAAAGCACAAGAGGGAACCAAACTCCTCTTGGAAGCCGTCGGAGCGGACCCAGAGCGTGAGGAACTCCATGACACGTGGGCGCGTCGGGTCCCACAGACATTCGAGACACTGACCGAAGGGACTCGCACAGCGGCAAAGCCGACACTCAGAACGTTCCCCGTCGAAGAGTCGAATCCAGTAGTCAAGACCGGGATTCCGTTGTACAGTCTCTGTGAGCACCACCTTCTTCCGTATCATGGCGTTGCCCACGTCGCCTATGTCCCCGATGGCGAAGTCGTTGGACTCTCGAAACTACCACGGTACGTCCGCTGGCAGTCTCGTCAGCTGACGATGCAAGAGTCACTGACGCGTGATATCGCGACTGGTCTCTACGACGAACTCGGTGCCGTCGGTGTCGTCGTTGAGATTTCAGCGACCCATCTCTGTGAGGCGATGCGAGGCGTCGAGCGATCGACGACGACGACCACACGATCAGTCTCTGGAGACGTCTCGGAGACCGTTGTACAGCAGTTCGAACGAGCAATCGATAACGACTCAAACATATGA